The Geobacillus genomosp. 3 genome segment CCTTGTTTGTAGTATAGGAAAAAAAGGGGGACGGCTATGCAGCCGGCGGCGGAAAAAAGCAATAAATGTCCACCTTGTATGCAAAAAATCGTAAAAAACTATTGACTTTCTTAAGAGGTTTATATATAATGTAAATTGTCGCAAGGGAAAACAGTGAAATGACGGGAAGTAGCTCAGCTTGGTAGAGCACACGGTTCGGGTCCGTGAGGTCGCAGGTTCAAATCCTGTCTTCCCGACCATTTTGATGGGGCCTTAGCTCAGCTGGGAGAGCGCCTGCCCCGCACGCAGGAGGTCATCGGTTCGAATCCGATAGGCTCCATTTACCGCGGAGGAATACCCAAGTCTGGCTGAAGGGGTCGGTTTCGAAAACCGATAGGGGTGTCACAGCCCGCGGGGGTTCGAATCCCTCTTCCTCCGCCATCTTACATACGAACGAAAGCCTGCCGATTGTCGGCAGGTTTTTTGTTTATGCGCCATATGGCAGGCAGATCATTTGCCTGTTTTTGGATGAATCGGGTACGATGAGAGAGAAAAAGGCGCGGTTGGTCGGCCGCCGCGTCTCTCTCTTGGCGGCAGCCGAGAGGCAAAACAAGAGGAGGAGGAGCATATGGCTGTTCAACGCCACATTCGCCATATCAAAACGGTGCAAATCACCGCCAACAGCCCGATTCACCGAAGCGGGCCTGTGCTTGAGCCTGGGAACTGGCAAGAGTACGACCCGTTTTTGTTGCTGATGGAAGATATTTTTAAGCGCGGAACATTTGATGTCCATCCGCACCGCGGCATCGAGACGGTGACATATGTCATCAGCGGCGAGCTCGAACATTTTGACAGCAAAGCCGGCCACGGTACGCTCGGCCCCGGGGATGTGCAATGGATGACAGCCGGCCGCGGTGTCGTCCATAAAGAAGATCCGGCTCCCGGTTCGACGGTGCACAGCTTACAGCTTTGGGTCAACTTGCCAAGCGCGCACAAACTAACGGAGCCCCGCTATCAAAACTTGCGCGCTGAAGACATGCCGGTGCGAAAAGAGGAAGGGGCGGTGATCCGCGTCTTTTCCGGCACATCAAAAGGCGTCAAAGCGCCGACGAAAAACATCGTCCCGGTGACGATGGTCGACATGACGGTCGAACCGGGGGCGACGGTGGCGCAAGATTTGCCGGGCCATTACAACGGCTTTTTGTACATTTTAGAAGGGAGCGGCACGTTCGGGGCCGACCATACGGAAGGAAAAGCCGGGCAAGCGCTGTTTTTCAGCCGCCACAACCGCGGTGAGGAAACAGAGCTGCAGGTGACCGCCCGTGAAAAGCTGCGTCTTCTTCTTTACGCCGGCGAGCCGGTGAATGAACCGGTCGTCGCCTACGGGCCGTTTGTCATGAACACGCCGGAACAAATCCGCGAAGCGATTCGCGATTACCAGGAAGGGCGGTTTGGGCAATAATGCAGGAAAGAGCCGATCATTTTTCGGCTCTTTCTTTTTTTGCTATGATAAGCATCGGGGACAATACCACTCATTGCATCAGGGGGCATGGATGATGAATCCAATCATTGAAACGATTTTGCGCCATCGCTCGATCCGCCGTTTTGAAGAGCGGCCGTTGACGGATGAACAAATCCGCACGATCGTCGAATGCGCCCAAGCGGCGTCGACTTCCAGTTATGTGCAGGCGTACTCGATCATCGGCGTGAAAGATCCGGAGAAAAAGCAAAAGCTTGCTGAACTGGCGGGAAATCAATCGTATGTGGCACAAAACGGCCATTTTTTCATCTTTTGCGCCGATTTTCACCGCCACGAACTCATTGGCGAGCTAGAAGGAAAAGACGTGCTTTCATCGCTAGAGAGCACGGAAAAATTTATGGTCGCGCTCATTGATACGGCGCTTGCGGCGCAAAACGCCGCCATCGCCGCCGAGTCGATGGGGCTTGGCATTTGTTATATCGGCGGGTTGCGCAACAACTTGCCGGATGTCTGTGCGCTGTTAAACGTGCCGAAGCGGGTCATTCCGCTTTTTGGGCTGGCGGTCGGCTATCCCGCACAAAGGCCGGATCCAAAGCCGCGTTTGCCGTTTGAGCACGTTTATCACGAGGACGAGTACGACCAAGATCGCGCGCGGCTCATCGAGCAATTGCAACGCTACAACGAAACGGTTTCCACCTATTATGAACAACGGACGAACGGCCGCCGCCGCGACACGTGGACCGGACAAATGGCCGAGATGCTCAGCCGCCGCGTCCGCATGTATATGAAAGAGTTTGTCGAAGGAAAAGGGTTTAATCTGCGCTAGCCTCACGTCAGGCGGAAGCGGAATGTTTGGTTGCCTGGCTCTCAATCGAGCAGCAGGAGAACGTTGGGGAGTTCAAGAAAACAAAAGCGCCCCCTCATCTTAGGCAGGAAGCGCAAGATGAGGGGCAAATGGTTACCGGATCCGTACTTTCACCGGCGGGCTCACGTTGCCTGCACGGTCGGCGGCGGTGACCGTAAGCGTTGTTTTCGCTTTTTGCCGGCCGATGGCGACAGAAAACGTCCCGTCTTTGCGGGCTGTGCTTTTGTAGGTCTTTGTCCCGATTTTGACGGTGATGATGGCGCCCGCTTCCGTTTTACCGGTGAGCGTGCTTTGCCGGCTCGTGATGGAATTCAGTTTTGGCGCCGGGGGCGCCGTTTTATCCCTAAC includes the following:
- the nfsA gene encoding oxygen-insensitive NADPH nitroreductase is translated as MNPIIETILRHRSIRRFEERPLTDEQIRTIVECAQAASTSSYVQAYSIIGVKDPEKKQKLAELAGNQSYVAQNGHFFIFCADFHRHELIGELEGKDVLSSLESTEKFMVALIDTALAAQNAAIAAESMGLGICYIGGLRNNLPDVCALLNVPKRVIPLFGLAVGYPAQRPDPKPRLPFEHVYHEDEYDQDRARLIEQLQRYNETVSTYYEQRTNGRRRDTWTGQMAEMLSRRVRMYMKEFVEGKGFNLR
- a CDS encoding pirin family protein gives rise to the protein MAVQRHIRHIKTVQITANSPIHRSGPVLEPGNWQEYDPFLLLMEDIFKRGTFDVHPHRGIETVTYVISGELEHFDSKAGHGTLGPGDVQWMTAGRGVVHKEDPAPGSTVHSLQLWVNLPSAHKLTEPRYQNLRAEDMPVRKEEGAVIRVFSGTSKGVKAPTKNIVPVTMVDMTVEPGATVAQDLPGHYNGFLYILEGSGTFGADHTEGKAGQALFFSRHNRGEETELQVTAREKLRLLLYAGEPVNEPVVAYGPFVMNTPEQIREAIRDYQEGRFGQ